In the genome of Neoarius graeffei isolate fNeoGra1 chromosome 27, fNeoGra1.pri, whole genome shotgun sequence, one region contains:
- the hrasb gene encoding HRas proto-oncogene, GTPase b — protein MTEYKLVVVGAGGVGKSALTIQLIQNHFVDEYDPTIEDSYRKQVVIDGETCLLDILDTAGQEEYSAMRDQYMRTGEGFLCVFAINNTKSFEDIHQYREQIKRVKDSDDVPMVLVGNKCDLPARTVDTRQAQELARSYGIPYIETSAKTRQGVEDAFYTLVREIRQHKLRKLNPPDDNGQDCMNCRCVVS, from the exons ATGACGGAGTACAAATTGGTGGTGGTTGGTGCTGGTGGTGTGGGCAAGAGCGCGCTCACAATTCAACTGATCCAGAACCACTTTGTTGATGAGTACGACCCTACTATTGAA GACTCCTACAGAAAGCAAGTGGTGATTGATGGCGAGACATGTCTGCTGGACATTCTGGACACTGCCGGTCAGGAGGAGTACAGTGCCATGAGGGACCAATATATGAGGACAGGAGAGGGCTTCCTCTGTGTCTTCGCCATCAATAACACTAAGTCCTTTGAGGACATCCACCAGTACAG GGAACAGATCAAAAGGGTAAAAGATTCAGACGATGTGCCCATGGTGCTTGTGGGTAATAAATGTGACCTACCAGCTCGTACAGTGGACACAAGGCAAGCCCAGGAACTGGCTCGCAGTTATGGCATCCCTTATATTGAAACATCTGCCAAGACGAGACAG GGAGTGGAGGATGCGTTCTACACACTGGTGCGGGAAATCAGGCAGCACAAGCTCAGAAAGCTGAATCCGCCAGACGACAACGGTCAAGACTGCATGAACTGTCGCTGTGTCGTGTCATGA